One window of Acidobacteriota bacterium genomic DNA carries:
- a CDS encoding DMT family transporter, whose translation MFASRAKLLVAAALFSTGGAAVKAITLSGWQVAGLRSGIAALVLLFALPAARRRWSWASVAIGISYAATMILFVLANKLTTAANTIFLQSTAPLYILLLGPWLLDERVHRRDLVYMLALALGMGLFFVGDEGAMVTAPNPPLGNLLGAAAGVTWAITVVGMRALGRRRNLAGQAAFQGNLFAFLFCLPFLGSAVTGATAGDWWTVLYLGIFQIGVAYVLLSSSMRHVPALEASLLLLVEPVLSPLWAWMLHGEVPAAGSLVGGTVIVVATLVKTWLDVRRAAS comes from the coding sequence ATGTTCGCTTCCCGGGCCAAGCTGCTGGTTGCCGCGGCGCTGTTTTCGACCGGCGGTGCGGCGGTCAAAGCGATCACCCTCAGCGGCTGGCAGGTGGCCGGTCTGCGCAGTGGAATCGCCGCCCTGGTGCTGCTGTTTGCCCTGCCGGCGGCGCGCCGGCGTTGGTCCTGGGCCTCGGTGGCGATCGGCATCAGCTATGCCGCCACCATGATCCTGTTCGTCCTCGCCAACAAGCTGACCACCGCCGCCAACACCATCTTCCTGCAGTCGACGGCACCGCTCTACATCCTGCTCCTCGGCCCTTGGCTGCTCGACGAGCGTGTCCACCGGCGCGACCTGGTCTACATGCTGGCCTTGGCGCTGGGCATGGGACTGTTTTTCGTCGGCGACGAAGGAGCGATGGTGACGGCACCGAATCCGCCGCTCGGCAATCTGCTGGGGGCCGCCGCCGGGGTCACCTGGGCGATCACCGTGGTCGGCATGCGAGCCCTCGGTCGGCGCCGCAACCTCGCCGGCCAGGCGGCTTTCCAGGGCAATCTGTTCGCCTTTCTCTTTTGCCTGCCCTTCCTCGGCAGCGCGGTGACCGGGGCGACCGCCGGAGACTGGTGGACGGTGCTCTATCTGGGGATCTTTCAGATCGGCGTCGCCTATGTGCTGCTGAGCTCGAGCATGCGCCACGTGCCGGCCCTCGAAGCTTCGCTGCTGTTGCTCGTCGAGCCGGTGCTCAGCCCGCTGTGGGCCTGGATGCTGCATGGCGAGGTGCCCGCCGCCGGCTCGTTGGTGGGCGGGACGGTGATCGTGGTCGCGACCCTCGTCAAGACCTGGCTCGACGTTCGCCGCGCCGCCAGTTGA